The Athene noctua chromosome 11, bAthNoc1.hap1.1, whole genome shotgun sequence genome has a segment encoding these proteins:
- the NEXMIF gene encoding neurite extension and migration factor isoform X1 has translation MDDQQEQDCASEDQETILINGVKENESHALDGDERPCTAAEAAVTFSALTTAQKENHACHRALPPLTSKKPCLLSPPSPLRLTDVPEHASDDSSAHAISLTSCVTKGMSSWSLPGDCEKAPFTMMEPGGMSALTGDCLMQPSRTCLGCFIESKDGIDAEPGISLKVGDINRDYDTCSVSDIGIHCMSTGETMRYGDQLLSDQLLSFPMHKSRAADKRDAEKSDSDSEDPTQKNYYEGLLLDKCNGEEPLLTNPNQEWGYFESFISESKIELLDLCSKNELSVNLFSEEDVDNYMFDDDDSTLGSDVCSLKIRYESFQDNVREKTTTLQEDAQFNFFPSVFGNCTKRDSRSTLKRGPSGTTDPSQFKSEEGIIWGEEEEDGEEEDGEEEEKAALNKSCNSTEMVQYVGSKRSHFLDSVNSTEDSGEFSDDSTCTESSYDVLRDIKDCSRYLSRDHSGSFIQQNYGLRAKRKVRYSDDYLYDVDSIENEKILDKKEWLPDGPKEEDDDEWCPKKRRKVSRKEPPVIIKYIIINRFKGEKHMLVKLSKVDANETTVTLNEELLSKYKKLAPLKGFWQERQQSRLDLLRSSLYHKQNFYLNGSDASFLPHPRKRKCKLANRHRIQRIKAIEQSVNKLGSCSSDHKQPCSSKEDAGLKGLPALAIAAPSCANGLHVHDITGIAAVKCKSQEREHKGTERKVLRRIKFKSEARLKCKKIKAATSTVEGSPALENQDSAARLKDENVPCASDSSHLPECHEDKVAKNSPFLPSTSSSDKPLPSANITTNVPLIPGGYLQTLLDASDLSSNTGISYFAQHPSEQQQHPLPSIVPAEKPFPALQPAQSCVLSPPSESELQQSPGHLEMEQSSFGSVWPASKAAGSNHQDFPGDVREAAGLPSEFGGGAAGADGLPASGYTQVNLNSSKLLYQKNYMPDSQQVQSDDSYQSCHFNNGEGRFHFQRGTLSTDDGRLISFDSVGSLSVSSSNYSSLSLKSCEKDGEDDINDDFLAHCSPKLVIQQSIDEITPLKESTDLLDISNFTPDKFRQSSLSEMSPPDTPNLSPQIAGSDTKPLGTLKGFQESPQAALNSSEKVKWNCGVLQTEDQADNGFALNNHQFQFHMFNDEDSVSLLEKSPCLSTFNEPSGQISTNSKVSKSKRKSSSSKNVGTNQSSSQKATRKKSPKTNKGTDKPQGKNSRQAPKSTRKGKNAAGVNNEKAPAVGSRAVNQLSNVATTTKGLAESAQHCSPAGVKLGKHNGLSGEWALGKEGGTGWSEASLGNATSLLDDDQREFEEPSNILSNIASGMADVQRFMMASIEPLWGPVGHNSVPDIFRSPESNSLKLKTLKILAGTSQESKKKANGGSPGAAKNHKSNNKGSSKNGKAATCDPGRPNCSTGYTTDLHAPFFDKNYSNLSTLGNNGPTHKKLYRHKSSSKSLRDENCKIKRTDREQPHKDPPVTAAFEKLRESDSILLKAETTFLGFPVFEEETPFSRKTVDVCFFFFFFFQLGFFSRRFLFKICLVVC, from the exons ATGGATGACCAACAAGAGCAGGATTGTGCCTCAGAAGACCAAGAAACTATCCTGATTAATGGGGTGAAAGAAAATG AATCGCACGCCCTGGATGGCGATGAGAGGCCTTGCACCGCCGCTGAGGCCGCGGTCACATTCTCAGCCTTGACGACAGCTCAGAAGGAAAACCACGCGTGCCACCGGGCACTGCCTCCCCTGACTTCAAAGAAGCCCTGTTTGCTGAGCCCCCCGTCGCCTCTGAGGCTCACGGATGTACCCGAGCACGCCTCGGATGACTCCTCTGCCCACGCCATCTCCCTCACGTCCTGCGTGACAAAGGGCATGAGCTCCTGGTCGCTGCCGGGCGACTGCGAGAAGGCTCCCTTCACCATGATGGAGCCTGGAGGCATGTCGGCATTGACAGGAGACTGCTTGATGCAGCCAAGCCGGACCTGTCTGGGCTGCTTTATTGAATCAAAGGACGGCATTGATGCAGAGCCGGGAATAAGCTTGAAAGTGGGGGATATAAATAGGGATTATGACACCTGTTCAGTCTCTGATATAGGGATTCACTGCATGAGCACAGGAGAAACCATGAGATATGGGGATCAACTGCTTTCAGACCAGCTTTTAAGCTTCCCTATGCATAAATCGAGGGCAGCGGACAAAAGAGATGCAGAAAAATCTGACAGTGATTCAGAGGACCCCACTCAGAAAAATTATTACGAGGGATTACTATTAGACAAATGCAATGGTGAGGAACCTTTACTAACAAATCCCAACCAGGAATGGGGCTATTTTGAATCTTTCATTAGTGAAAGTAAAATCGAGCTGCTTGACCTCTGCTCCAAAAATGAGCTTTctgtaaatctgttttctgagGAAGACGTGGATAATTACATGTTCGATGATGACGATTCCACCTTGGGAAGCGATGTCTGCTCCCTAAAGATTAGATATGAATCTTTTCAGGACAATGTGCGGGAGAAGACCACCACCCTACAAGAGGACGCCCAGTTCAACTTCTTCCCCAGCGTGTTTGGGAACTGCACCAAAAGGGACAGCAGAAGCACCCTAAAAAGGGGGCCCAGCGGTACCACCGACCCTTCTCAATTCAAATCTGAGGAAGGCATcatctggggggaggaggaggaggatggtgaggaagaggatggtgaggaggaggagaaagctgcCTTAAATAAATCTTGCAACAGCACAGAGATGGTGCAGTACGTGGGCTCCAAGAGGAGCCACTTCTTGGACTCGGTGAATTCCACAGAGGATTCTGGGGAGTTCAGCGATGACAGCACTTGCACAGAATCCTCCTACGACGTGCTGCGGGATATCAAGGACTGCAGCCGCTACCTGTCCCGGGACCACTCTGGCTCCTTCATTCAGCAGAACTACGGGTTGCGGGCAAAGAGGAAAGTGCGATACAGCGATGATTACCTGTACGATGTGGACTCCATCGAGAACGAGAAGATCCTGGACAAGAAGGAGTGGCTCCCAGATGGGCCGAAGGAAGAGGATGATGATGAGTGGTGCCCCAAGAAACGGCGAAAAGTCTCTCGCAAGGAGCCCCCCGTTATCATCAAGTACATCATCATTAACAGGTTTAAAGGGGAGAAGCATATGCTGGTGAAGCTCAGCAAAGTGGATGCCAATGAGACAACTGTTACCCTAAATGAGGAGCTGCTCAGCAAATACAAGAAGCTGGCCCCACTGAAGGGCTTCTGGcaagagaggcagcagagccgGCTGGATTTGCTCAGATCGTCTCTCTACCACAAGCAGAATTTCTATCTTAACGGCTCAGATGCTTCATTCCTCCCTCACCCACGGAAGCGAAAATGCAAGCTAGCAAACAGGCACCGGATTCAAAGAATTAAAGCCATCGAGCAATCAGTGAACAAGCTGGGCTCTTGCTCCTCTGATCACAAGCAGCCTTGCAGCAGTAAAGAAGATGCGGGCCTGAAAGGGCTGCCGGCATTAGCCATCGCCGCCCCCAGCTGTGCCAACGGATTACATGTACATGACATCACGGGCATTGCTGCCGTGAAATGCAAATCGCAGGAGCGGGAGCACAAGGGGACAGAGAGGAAAGTGCTCCGCAGAATCAAATTCAAAAGTGAAGCCAGGTTGAAGTGCAAGAAGATCAAAGCTGCTACCAGTACGGTGGAGGGCTCCCCAGCGCTGGAAAACCAGGACTCTGCAGCGCGTCTGAAGGACGAAAACGTTCCTTGTGCTTCAGACAGCTCCCATCTCCCGGAGTGCCACGAGGATAAAGTTGCTAAAAATTCTCCTTTCCTACCATCCACCTCCTCTTCAGACAAGCCTCTGCCATCTGCTAATATCACCACCAATGTACCCCTGATCCCCGGAGGGTATCTGCAGACGTTGTTAGATGCTTCTGATTTGTCAAGCAACACCGGTATCTCATACTTCGCCCAGCATCCCtccgagcagcagcagcacccgctccccaGCATCGTCCCAGCAGAAAAgcccttcccagctctgcagccgGCGCAGAGCTGCGTGCTCTCCCCGCCTTCTGAGTCGGAGTTGCAGCAGTCACCTGGCCACTTGGAGATGGAGCAGAGCAGCTTCGGTAGCGTGTGGCCGGCCAGCAAGGCTGCCGGCAGCAACCACCAGGACTTCCCCGGCGAcgtgcgggaggcggccgggctGCCGAGCGAGTTCGGCGGCGGTGCTGCGGGTGCAGACGGCCTCCCCGCCTCTGGATACACTCAAgtcaatctgaatagcagcaaaTTGCTATACCAAAAAAATTACATGCCGGATAGCCAACAAGTGCAGTCTGATGATTCTTATCAGTCATGTCATTTTAATAATGGAGAGGGGCGCTTTCATTTCCAACGAGGTACACTAAGTACAGATGATGGCAGGCTCATTAGTTTTGATTCAGTGGGTTCATTGTCAGTTAGTTCTAGCAATTACAGTTCTTTAAGTTTGAAGTCTTGTGAAAAGGACGGCGAGGATGATATTAATGATGATTTCTTGGCCCACTGCAGTCCCAAGCTAGTGATCCAGCAGAGCATAGATGAAATCACCCCTTTGAAGGAGTCCACGGACCTTTTAGATATTTCCAACTTCACGCCTGATAAGTTCCGCCAGTCATCGCTTTCAGAGATGTCCCCTCCGGACACTCCCAACCTGTCCCCACAGATAGCTGGCTCCGACACCAAGCCTCTGGGCACACTGAAGGGCTTTCAGGAGAGCCCTCAGGCTGCCCTCAACAGCTCTGAGAAGGTCAAATGGAACTGTGGGGTCCTGCAGACCGAGGATCAGGCAGATAATGGGTTTGCTTTAAATAATCACCAGTTCCAGTTCCATATGTTCAATGATGAAGATTCTGTCAGCCTTCTCGAAAAGAGTCCATGCTTGTCAACATTTAATGAGCCATCTGGTCAAATTAGCACCAATAGCAAAGTGTCAAAATCGAAGAGGAAAAGTTCATCCAGCAAGAATGTGGGTACAAACCAAAGCTCTTCCCAGAAAGCCACCCGGAAAAAATCACCCAAAACTAACAAAGGAACCGATAAGCCGCAAGGGAAAAACTCCAGACAGGCACCCAAATCAACCAGGAAAGGGAAGAACGCAGCAGGAGTCAACAATGAGAAGGCTCCAGCCGTTGGCAGCAGGGCAGTCAACCAGCTGAGCAATGTGGCCACGACCACCAAGGGCCTTGCCGAGAGCGCTCAGCATTGCAGCCCGGCCGGAGTGAAGCTGGGCAAGCACAATGGGCTTTCCGGAGAGTGGGCGCTGGGAAAAGAGGGGGGCACGGGCTGGTCAGAAGCCAGCCTGGGCAACGCCACCAGCCTTCTGGACGATGATCAGAGGGAGTTTGAGGAACCTTCCAACATCCTGTCCAACATCGCGTCGGGAATGGCGGATGTCCAGAGGTTTATGATGGCCTCCATTGAGCCCTTGTGGGGGCCTGTTGGCCACAACAGCGTTCCAGACATATTCCGGTCACCGGAGTCCAACAGCCTAAAACTGAAAACTCTTAAAATTTTGGCAGGGACATCCCAAGAGTCGAAAAAGAAGGCGAATGGCGGCTCGCCGGGAGCAGCAAAGAACCACAAGTCGAACAACAAGGGCTCAAGCAAAAATGGCAAAGCTGCAACCTGCGATCCCGGTCGCCCTAACTGCTCAACCGGGTACACCACGGACCTTCACGCTCCCTTTTTTGATAAAAACTATAGTAACCTGAGCACTTTAGGCAATAACGGACCTACCCATAAAAAACTCTATCGTCATAAATCCAGTTCGAAATCACTGAGGGATGAGAACTGTAAAATAAAGCGAACGGACCGCGAACAGCCCCACAAGGACCCCCCTGTGACAGCTGCTTTTGAGAAACTGAG GGAATCAGACTCCATTCTTCTTAAAGCAGAAACAACATTTTTGGGTTTTCCTGTATTTGAAGAAGAGACTCCCTTTTCTAGAAAGACGGttgatgtttgtttcttttttttttttttttttcagttggggtttttttcccgtCGGTTCCTTTTCAAAATCTGCCTTGTGGTATGTTGA
- the NEXMIF gene encoding neurite extension and migration factor isoform X2 → MDDQQEQDCASEDQETILINGVKENESHALDGDERPCTAAEAAVTFSALTTAQKENHACHRALPPLTSKKPCLLSPPSPLRLTDVPEHASDDSSAHAISLTSCVTKGMSSWSLPGDCEKAPFTMMEPGGMSALTGDCLMQPSRTCLGCFIESKDGIDAEPGISLKVGDINRDYDTCSVSDIGIHCMSTGETMRYGDQLLSDQLLSFPMHKSRAADKRDAEKSDSDSEDPTQKNYYEGLLLDKCNGEEPLLTNPNQEWGYFESFISESKIELLDLCSKNELSVNLFSEEDVDNYMFDDDDSTLGSDVCSLKIRYESFQDNVREKTTTLQEDAQFNFFPSVFGNCTKRDSRSTLKRGPSGTTDPSQFKSEEGIIWGEEEEDGEEEDGEEEEKAALNKSCNSTEMVQYVGSKRSHFLDSVNSTEDSGEFSDDSTCTESSYDVLRDIKDCSRYLSRDHSGSFIQQNYGLRAKRKVRYSDDYLYDVDSIENEKILDKKEWLPDGPKEEDDDEWCPKKRRKVSRKEPPVIIKYIIINRFKGEKHMLVKLSKVDANETTVTLNEELLSKYKKLAPLKGFWQERQQSRLDLLRSSLYHKQNFYLNGSDASFLPHPRKRKCKLANRHRIQRIKAIEQSVNKLGSCSSDHKQPCSSKEDAGLKGLPALAIAAPSCANGLHVHDITGIAAVKCKSQEREHKGTERKVLRRIKFKSEARLKCKKIKAATSTVEGSPALENQDSAARLKDENVPCASDSSHLPECHEDKVAKNSPFLPSTSSSDKPLPSANITTNVPLIPGGYLQTLLDASDLSSNTGISYFAQHPSEQQQHPLPSIVPAEKPFPALQPAQSCVLSPPSESELQQSPGHLEMEQSSFGSVWPASKAAGSNHQDFPGDVREAAGLPSEFGGGAAGADGLPASGYTQVNLNSSKLLYQKNYMPDSQQVQSDDSYQSCHFNNGEGRFHFQRGTLSTDDGRLISFDSVGSLSVSSSNYSSLSLKSCEKDGEDDINDDFLAHCSPKLVIQQSIDEITPLKESTDLLDISNFTPDKFRQSSLSEMSPPDTPNLSPQIAGSDTKPLGTLKGFQESPQAALNSSEKVKWNCGVLQTEDQADNGFALNNHQFQFHMFNDEDSVSLLEKSPCLSTFNEPSGQISTNSKVSKSKRKSSSSKNVGTNQSSSQKATRKKSPKTNKGTDKPQGKNSRQAPKSTRKGKNAAGVNNEKAPAVGSRAVNQLSNVATTTKGLAESAQHCSPAGVKLGKHNGLSGEWALGKEGGTGWSEASLGNATSLLDDDQREFEEPSNILSNIASGMADVQRFMMASIEPLWGPVGHNSVPDIFRSPESNSLKLKTLKILAGTSQESKKKANGGSPGAAKNHKSNNKGSSKNGKAATCDPGRPNCSTGYTTDLHAPFFDKNYSNLSTLGNNGPTHKKLYRHKSSSKSLRDENCKIKRTDREQPHKDPPVTAAFEKLR, encoded by the exons ATGGATGACCAACAAGAGCAGGATTGTGCCTCAGAAGACCAAGAAACTATCCTGATTAATGGGGTGAAAGAAAATG AATCGCACGCCCTGGATGGCGATGAGAGGCCTTGCACCGCCGCTGAGGCCGCGGTCACATTCTCAGCCTTGACGACAGCTCAGAAGGAAAACCACGCGTGCCACCGGGCACTGCCTCCCCTGACTTCAAAGAAGCCCTGTTTGCTGAGCCCCCCGTCGCCTCTGAGGCTCACGGATGTACCCGAGCACGCCTCGGATGACTCCTCTGCCCACGCCATCTCCCTCACGTCCTGCGTGACAAAGGGCATGAGCTCCTGGTCGCTGCCGGGCGACTGCGAGAAGGCTCCCTTCACCATGATGGAGCCTGGAGGCATGTCGGCATTGACAGGAGACTGCTTGATGCAGCCAAGCCGGACCTGTCTGGGCTGCTTTATTGAATCAAAGGACGGCATTGATGCAGAGCCGGGAATAAGCTTGAAAGTGGGGGATATAAATAGGGATTATGACACCTGTTCAGTCTCTGATATAGGGATTCACTGCATGAGCACAGGAGAAACCATGAGATATGGGGATCAACTGCTTTCAGACCAGCTTTTAAGCTTCCCTATGCATAAATCGAGGGCAGCGGACAAAAGAGATGCAGAAAAATCTGACAGTGATTCAGAGGACCCCACTCAGAAAAATTATTACGAGGGATTACTATTAGACAAATGCAATGGTGAGGAACCTTTACTAACAAATCCCAACCAGGAATGGGGCTATTTTGAATCTTTCATTAGTGAAAGTAAAATCGAGCTGCTTGACCTCTGCTCCAAAAATGAGCTTTctgtaaatctgttttctgagGAAGACGTGGATAATTACATGTTCGATGATGACGATTCCACCTTGGGAAGCGATGTCTGCTCCCTAAAGATTAGATATGAATCTTTTCAGGACAATGTGCGGGAGAAGACCACCACCCTACAAGAGGACGCCCAGTTCAACTTCTTCCCCAGCGTGTTTGGGAACTGCACCAAAAGGGACAGCAGAAGCACCCTAAAAAGGGGGCCCAGCGGTACCACCGACCCTTCTCAATTCAAATCTGAGGAAGGCATcatctggggggaggaggaggaggatggtgaggaagaggatggtgaggaggaggagaaagctgcCTTAAATAAATCTTGCAACAGCACAGAGATGGTGCAGTACGTGGGCTCCAAGAGGAGCCACTTCTTGGACTCGGTGAATTCCACAGAGGATTCTGGGGAGTTCAGCGATGACAGCACTTGCACAGAATCCTCCTACGACGTGCTGCGGGATATCAAGGACTGCAGCCGCTACCTGTCCCGGGACCACTCTGGCTCCTTCATTCAGCAGAACTACGGGTTGCGGGCAAAGAGGAAAGTGCGATACAGCGATGATTACCTGTACGATGTGGACTCCATCGAGAACGAGAAGATCCTGGACAAGAAGGAGTGGCTCCCAGATGGGCCGAAGGAAGAGGATGATGATGAGTGGTGCCCCAAGAAACGGCGAAAAGTCTCTCGCAAGGAGCCCCCCGTTATCATCAAGTACATCATCATTAACAGGTTTAAAGGGGAGAAGCATATGCTGGTGAAGCTCAGCAAAGTGGATGCCAATGAGACAACTGTTACCCTAAATGAGGAGCTGCTCAGCAAATACAAGAAGCTGGCCCCACTGAAGGGCTTCTGGcaagagaggcagcagagccgGCTGGATTTGCTCAGATCGTCTCTCTACCACAAGCAGAATTTCTATCTTAACGGCTCAGATGCTTCATTCCTCCCTCACCCACGGAAGCGAAAATGCAAGCTAGCAAACAGGCACCGGATTCAAAGAATTAAAGCCATCGAGCAATCAGTGAACAAGCTGGGCTCTTGCTCCTCTGATCACAAGCAGCCTTGCAGCAGTAAAGAAGATGCGGGCCTGAAAGGGCTGCCGGCATTAGCCATCGCCGCCCCCAGCTGTGCCAACGGATTACATGTACATGACATCACGGGCATTGCTGCCGTGAAATGCAAATCGCAGGAGCGGGAGCACAAGGGGACAGAGAGGAAAGTGCTCCGCAGAATCAAATTCAAAAGTGAAGCCAGGTTGAAGTGCAAGAAGATCAAAGCTGCTACCAGTACGGTGGAGGGCTCCCCAGCGCTGGAAAACCAGGACTCTGCAGCGCGTCTGAAGGACGAAAACGTTCCTTGTGCTTCAGACAGCTCCCATCTCCCGGAGTGCCACGAGGATAAAGTTGCTAAAAATTCTCCTTTCCTACCATCCACCTCCTCTTCAGACAAGCCTCTGCCATCTGCTAATATCACCACCAATGTACCCCTGATCCCCGGAGGGTATCTGCAGACGTTGTTAGATGCTTCTGATTTGTCAAGCAACACCGGTATCTCATACTTCGCCCAGCATCCCtccgagcagcagcagcacccgctccccaGCATCGTCCCAGCAGAAAAgcccttcccagctctgcagccgGCGCAGAGCTGCGTGCTCTCCCCGCCTTCTGAGTCGGAGTTGCAGCAGTCACCTGGCCACTTGGAGATGGAGCAGAGCAGCTTCGGTAGCGTGTGGCCGGCCAGCAAGGCTGCCGGCAGCAACCACCAGGACTTCCCCGGCGAcgtgcgggaggcggccgggctGCCGAGCGAGTTCGGCGGCGGTGCTGCGGGTGCAGACGGCCTCCCCGCCTCTGGATACACTCAAgtcaatctgaatagcagcaaaTTGCTATACCAAAAAAATTACATGCCGGATAGCCAACAAGTGCAGTCTGATGATTCTTATCAGTCATGTCATTTTAATAATGGAGAGGGGCGCTTTCATTTCCAACGAGGTACACTAAGTACAGATGATGGCAGGCTCATTAGTTTTGATTCAGTGGGTTCATTGTCAGTTAGTTCTAGCAATTACAGTTCTTTAAGTTTGAAGTCTTGTGAAAAGGACGGCGAGGATGATATTAATGATGATTTCTTGGCCCACTGCAGTCCCAAGCTAGTGATCCAGCAGAGCATAGATGAAATCACCCCTTTGAAGGAGTCCACGGACCTTTTAGATATTTCCAACTTCACGCCTGATAAGTTCCGCCAGTCATCGCTTTCAGAGATGTCCCCTCCGGACACTCCCAACCTGTCCCCACAGATAGCTGGCTCCGACACCAAGCCTCTGGGCACACTGAAGGGCTTTCAGGAGAGCCCTCAGGCTGCCCTCAACAGCTCTGAGAAGGTCAAATGGAACTGTGGGGTCCTGCAGACCGAGGATCAGGCAGATAATGGGTTTGCTTTAAATAATCACCAGTTCCAGTTCCATATGTTCAATGATGAAGATTCTGTCAGCCTTCTCGAAAAGAGTCCATGCTTGTCAACATTTAATGAGCCATCTGGTCAAATTAGCACCAATAGCAAAGTGTCAAAATCGAAGAGGAAAAGTTCATCCAGCAAGAATGTGGGTACAAACCAAAGCTCTTCCCAGAAAGCCACCCGGAAAAAATCACCCAAAACTAACAAAGGAACCGATAAGCCGCAAGGGAAAAACTCCAGACAGGCACCCAAATCAACCAGGAAAGGGAAGAACGCAGCAGGAGTCAACAATGAGAAGGCTCCAGCCGTTGGCAGCAGGGCAGTCAACCAGCTGAGCAATGTGGCCACGACCACCAAGGGCCTTGCCGAGAGCGCTCAGCATTGCAGCCCGGCCGGAGTGAAGCTGGGCAAGCACAATGGGCTTTCCGGAGAGTGGGCGCTGGGAAAAGAGGGGGGCACGGGCTGGTCAGAAGCCAGCCTGGGCAACGCCACCAGCCTTCTGGACGATGATCAGAGGGAGTTTGAGGAACCTTCCAACATCCTGTCCAACATCGCGTCGGGAATGGCGGATGTCCAGAGGTTTATGATGGCCTCCATTGAGCCCTTGTGGGGGCCTGTTGGCCACAACAGCGTTCCAGACATATTCCGGTCACCGGAGTCCAACAGCCTAAAACTGAAAACTCTTAAAATTTTGGCAGGGACATCCCAAGAGTCGAAAAAGAAGGCGAATGGCGGCTCGCCGGGAGCAGCAAAGAACCACAAGTCGAACAACAAGGGCTCAAGCAAAAATGGCAAAGCTGCAACCTGCGATCCCGGTCGCCCTAACTGCTCAACCGGGTACACCACGGACCTTCACGCTCCCTTTTTTGATAAAAACTATAGTAACCTGAGCACTTTAGGCAATAACGGACCTACCCATAAAAAACTCTATCGTCATAAATCCAGTTCGAAATCACTGAGGGATGAGAACTGTAAAATAAAGCGAACGGACCGCGAACAGCCCCACAAGGACCCCCCTGTGACAGCTGCTTTTGAGAAACTGAGGTAA